The following nucleotide sequence is from Cicer arietinum cultivar CDC Frontier isolate Library 1 chromosome 2, Cicar.CDCFrontier_v2.0, whole genome shotgun sequence.
aaaaaacacttagagaatatttctcattcgaacaagtgtttctctttttgaactctaagattaatttggaattttgagcttgagttcttttACTCTTGTCTGCTTTTTAATTACCATATTTTTCTTCAGCCTTCAATATcgatttatagttaaaatttgggcttcaatttagtccttgtttaattctgagtAAAATCTTGTTCAGaatgagtttgtaaattcttcagattgatttcgTTCCTATTTTGAGTtgtagctaaaatatcactagaaggggggttaaATAGGGATAttgttgtttaaaaattttctcACGTGTTTTGAATTACTATCCTCTCTGAGAGGATGCAGATCTGATGATAGAaatttaaacctttaaatttgagctgaataaaataaagagaaattaTAGGGAATGACACACACGACTTTTATATTGATTCACTCAATGAatgctacgtccagtcctcataCTCTTGTGAGTATTTACTAAAGATCAAACTGATTAACCTCTCAAAAAGgttgattacactttgtgtgttctttagcttcaccaagcttacaaccttgtttcttacaagttccaattatttccaagtgtaactcacgtggaaattacaaagtgatatgagTATGATGTTTCTCCTTtcttaaacactttctaaaaagatatttcaaagatctagtgtaggattatagaaagtataaagagaggatgaaaattcctcttgatagctttaagaaacttgctctttttatgcaatgtAGTTGTGTGTCTTATGATGAAGTGTTCCTTGCCTTTTATAGATATCTTGAGATGCTCTTTCCAAGTGACAAATGTTTTATGATCGTTGGGGTCTTCaatcaaaaagtccaaggtctttcatCATATTTACGGGATTGCCATCCAGATGTCCTTGGACTGGTTTAGTCTATCCTCTTACAGGAGGTTCAAACCTTCTAGGTACTTAGACGtgagttgtccttttctttttcattcttAAAGACATGTAAAGGCTACATCTTTGTCTTGAAAGCTACTACCTTATTATAGGTTGATGTTGGGTCATTTTCAGCATGTAAGAGAGATGTGTTGGGTCGCTTTCAATGATGTTGACTATAGTCTCATCCTCTAACCTCGTACAATTTGTCCTCTTACCTATTCAATTTGCCCTctgacttctttatttcaaatgctttatttattcattctttaatactgaTTTGTCTTCtctttatgaataaaaaacattGTTTCAGTGAGGATGAATATTTGGCCACTTTGAAGCTTCATCCTCTTAGGAGGTCATCCTCTCGTAATCCAATCCTCCATATTTGAATCagagttttctccttttaaTCTTAATGATGCGTaacttgttttcttatatgGATTCGCTCAAAAGCATcaattagtcattaaccacaatcataatcttttaattaattttgttatcattaaaaccatttgagagagattttgtctcaatattttgtttagattgagtttgtaaaatcTTTAGAatgattttgttcatattttgttgtaaataaatcttgatcaaatcttcttcaaattttgaccaTATCATCTTTTCAACttgatcaaagattttcttcaattataaatatgaatcaaatcttattttagtttttcatcaattataaagtggaatcaaatcttattttagattttcttcaattataaatctgaatcaaatcttattttagattttcttcaattataaatttgaatcaaatcttattttaaattttcttcaattacaaatcttattcaatatcattttagattttcttcagttataaatttcaatcaattcttattttagattttcttgaaaaacatgaatcttttttcatactctttgaagtcaaatatattgttctcataaaatatttttattaccatcaaaactctaagtataaaatcaacttggttccaacaaattTCTCtacaagttttgatttttttgaaatgtgtgatttctctgtctgttttgattatgttaataacccatatttttctaatatttttggTTTAACATATGGTTCTAGTTCTGATAGGCACtgttgatgactcttcatcatatgcatatttttcattgtttttagtcttatttatcttttattcattagttaatttaaggatttattagatatattttgttaattttatttctttgatttaataaaatgtttatgttcttatttccatGATTAAGTGGAGATTTTTTGGAGTTtcgcgttgttactttgttttagtgcagtgctgtaTTTTGGCAAGAAATCAACAttacctatgtggagtatttcagccatatctggagttgtagatgtacaattggagtcaaaccaattgaaaatgaaagctaaTGTCCACaactacaactttcatgaagacatcaGAATCTAATTCAGACactaaaaaggagaaaaatgcagaaaacgTCAACTAGAAGAAgatgtgcgcctgaagcgcaacagtcgcgcctgaggcgcatttccaaCATTTTGCAACTGCCAAGACGCGCCTGAAGTGGAAAGGCTGCGCCTGGGGCGTATTTCCACCCTTTTGACACTGTTTAGACGCACCCGGAGCGCAAATCACGCGCTTGGGGCGCGTATCACGCGGATGAATgtttaaaaatgcattttttttctttcactttttagggaccttttttactattgggaagttgggagacttgtgccctaacatagaaactcaaagacgaccgtttctaacacaaTTGGAGCATTTTTATCAAGAAttattcatgaatctttcttgtaatgcttctctaatctttatcttttCTATTTGTGTCATAAGTaactaaatcctatttgttagggataagtgtaacaagatgaaacccttattttttttatttgatttctatttatatgaatgagtttattgaattatttttctcatctttgtgcttaatgctttttattgcttgatcaacattaaaatgttctacgatttgtattttgaaacgtgagtggactttacgaatgcttgagatgagaaattcatgaatttgtaatctagggatagatgtaggtcatgaaaccaattaaattagttgcaacagcgatgttgttaaagaaaagaaaaattggtaGTGAAATAGTGATGCTTACTGAAGAGTGTAGTGCTATTCTACAGAGGAAGTTGCCAcctaagctcaaggatcctggaagcttctctaTTCCTTGCGCTATTGGTAATAAAACTTTTCGGAAATccttgtgtgatcttggggctagtgtaagccTTATGCctctttccatatacaaaaggttaggcattggaagagtcaaagacacacaactgatattacaatttgcggatcgttcaatgaaacacccatatggggtggtggaagatgtgttggtcaaagtagataagttcatttttcaagtggattttgtggtactagacataGAGGAAGACAATGATATCCCCTTGATCTTGGGGAGAccattcttagcaacagggagagctatgattgatgtggcggatgacaccttaacctttaaggtaaatgaggaaatagttacattcaatattttaaaagctatggagcattcaaacgaaagagaagggtgcaaccaaattgagatttttaattagATAGTCGATGAAGTAGTTGAACATCAAGGACCCATTATGCCATTAGAGAGAGTGTTATGCCTAGCCCaagatatttttaaagaaagtaaagatccaaaggtgaaagagattttagccatgttagaagcatcaccatcttactcccatgtttccccactacatgggaggggttgaaagggaatgaagatgaatatgtagagaaaaagaaaggtacgtcattggttgaactcaagaaattgccacctcacttgaaatatgtatctttTGGTGAGaaagatgatgtgttcttcctgtcatatatgccaccttgacaatagttgagacgtcaaaCTAATGAATTTAAAGAAGCtcttcgtgggaggcaacccacaggtagaggtaacttttattttttgcaatcttatttttgttatttgaatttttttctttctaattgtgtgtaaacgtgcactatgatgaagaattattaacaacttgcatttggtcttaagttttctgtttgagattttgaaatttaaactctatttctttgctcatatcattgctcaattcgataagtttcactaatgcatgcattgttgattactcctttgttgtcgaagtctcactcgcatttttgaaaatgtatgcctaactccaagtagtaaagcctactatcccaaaatgtcatacccttacctaagcccccaTTAAActcgaaagtcctccaaaagtgtatgtgtttgctgcattgtgattgctaactaaaTTTGTTTAAGTCTATGGTagtgtgatgcatgttctagaatttgagtgataaattcataaccctttctaaaaacttgagagaaattttggtgagattgtgtgaagaaatagttgaacttgatgaatgaattcTAAAGTGTAcgaattgtgttgttttttgtaagcaaccatagagcatgatgaatgttttctagtagctggaactttgagaattaaatttaatttgatttgagaaattgagtttaagtttgcttttaactgcaccaaatctgaaattaattgttgcttggggacaagcaataaattaagtttggggttgtgatgactcttcatcatatgcatatttttcattgtttttagtcttatttattttttattcattagttaatttaaggatttatttgatatattttgttaattttatttctttgatttaatgaaatatttatgttcttattttcttgattaagtagagatttttcggatttttgcgttgttactttgttttagtgcagtgctgaattttgacgAGATATCAACATCACCTATGTGGGTTAtatcagccatatctggagttgtaaaTGTCCAATATGAGTtcaaccaagtgcaaatgaaagctaagtgaatctttcttgtaattcttctctaatctccatcttttctatctctgtcatgagtaactaaaccctatttgtaaGGGataagtgtaacaagatgaaacccttatttttatatatttgatttctatttatatgaattatttttctcatctctgtgcttaatgctttttattgctttatcaacattaaaatattatacgattcgtattttgaaacgggagtggcctttacgaatgcttgagatgagaaattcatgaatttgtagtctagggatagatgcaggtcatgaaaccaattaaattaggtgtaaagacaatagtttaaaaagagaattcatatacggtaaggcttaattctaatcttaaatccactcaGGAATTAGGGATttctttggaattaaaggttctgtcactaagacattagagccagaataataaagagaattcagtaataattcaataattagGATCAAATttgacaccaaggttggattcgaattgaaactcatccctaatatttttctcattataaaggatcaattttattacagttgtttattttaaatattattacaatcaatttgggaactttttgttcaattttagtaattaaatataattcaatagtaaaacacaatccttgagttcgacactcggtactatcgttttattattacttgcaacgattgagtacacttgctgaaaccctatcaagtttttggcgtcgTTGCCGGGGATTGTCATATTACTATTAAattgagtttatttatttaattgaaattttttgctcagcaataaaatttttgcttttattttatttttaattttgaaaaaaaaattattttaaaacccTCTAATttctacttaattatttatctttctttattttaaaactgttcattactcacaatttgtctaacTTTGTATGCGAGaccagtcctcagctgaacttttctttgatccagaaatcgaAAAAACTGCAAAAGCAAATGGAAAAGAGGTTCGAGAAAGGAGACCAAGGGAAAGACATTTTTCTAGTaaacataacgaagacgccaatagacacctcacaaacttctttgaattatgtgaaatagTGAAAGTGAATGGTTGTTCTGAAGAAGGCAAGATGCTGAGACTATTTCCATTGaaagatgatgctaaggagtgaCTTACTTCCTTTTCTGATGgtagcatcaccacatgggatgaccttgaagataagttcttggaacaatactTTCTAgttacaaacaaaaagaagGAGAATAtcttcgtgacacttacaggagattTCCAGTCGCTAATCGTCTTTTTCTTATAGTGTAAGTTACAAACTCTCGTCCATTTCCCTCTCTCAATCTTGATTCGATCTCATTCatgatttttttcttacaatattttaaatttcaggAATTGTTTGTCGGGGTTAGATTCACTGATTTTGGATCTCAGTTGAGTGTTGTTCTTTATTTTCACTTGGTAAGTTTTTGATCTCGTGACCTATGAATTGTTAATTTAGTAGTGATTGTTACTTTTAGGTTTTAATTCCATTTTACAATGAATTTCATTGATTGTTTGGATATCAACAAAGCATACAACTCCCCTTGCAACGCTTCCACCATGCTCCCTATCGACAATTTCAGCTTCGATTTTGGTTTTTCCAATATTTCAGTCTCTAAAGAATTGTTTTTCTTCTCACTATCTTTTCCTACACTATACTGTAGTGTAATCATTCAATTCaagttttaattattgtttagCAAGTGCACCCTCGATCCTAAACAACATTAGTGTTTCCTAAAGGACATTTGATTACATTAGACCTTCTTTCCCTTTTCATAACactaaatttttagttttagattGTACATggaaattgtattttatatttatgtttatgattATGCATGTCCTTTGATAAGGGGATCACTTTCTTCAAAAGAAACCAACTTATAATGTTTTAACGAAAAGTGATTTaacgaaaaaataaataaaaagtgatttaacgaaaaataaattgttaatacGCGTGGGCGTTGACAAAGAACGCTAAAcgtaaaaagaaataaaaaaagaaaaaactccACATCGGCAATCCAATTGGTGTATTGGTGGTCAACGTGGCACCGCGTTTTCTGTCTCAGCTTCATTTACCTGCTGTGGCGCTGTTCTCGGCTCATAATTCCTGTcacttcaacaatttttaagCTCTCAAGCGATTGCAAGTTATCTCCCAAGCTTCTCTTCTCTCGGCGGCACCAACAACACGTAAACTTGTAAAAGCGCTTTTTTCATACTCCCGGTAGCGATTTTAGATGGACTTTTCAGCTAGAAATGAATCACTTACCTCGAATCTTCAATTATAGAAACCAGTCAAGAGACATGGACTCGAACAAAAAGAAGACTCGAGGGAAACAGCCGAAGCTGGAACGCCGTAATGCTGCCAAAAATTTCAACTACGACGCTCAACCGTCGTCGCCGGAGTCCTCAACTTCGGCAACAATTCTCTACACTCGATCGCTGGATTTTTACGACCGAACTAGCTTCCGAGTCGAAGGCGTCGAAGGTGAATTGGAAATCATTTGCAGGAGCTTGGGTCTCTCCGGACCGGATGATTTCTCAATTCCGGCGGCGACCTGGGAGGCAATGAAGGTTCGGTCTTCGTCTGATGTTCTGCCGAGGCTGAATCCCTCCGATTTCAATGAAGCGAAGATAAACAATGAAGTTGGAGCAGTAGCGTCCGAAGATAGGGTTTCAATTAGAGATTCTCCTGCCGAGACTAGCGGTTGCTGCAACGCTGGCAATGGCAGCGGAGAATATAAGGTTTTTGATGAGGTCAGCCATTGCTGTACCGGCGACGAAAATAGGGTTCCGATTAGGGGTTTATATGAGACGAACGATTCATATACCACCGGTGGAGGCGGTATCAAGGGGTTTAGACCTCCAATGCTTAAGCCGCCGccggggtttagggtttcggttGTGGACAACACGTGCTCCACGTGGGATCTTCTGAAGGATTTCGCTCCAGTAGGGGAAGGAAGAGGAAAAGAGAGTTATGTGGAGTTAAGTGTTTCCAACAATGACAGAGAAGAAGAGGAAGAGGcgaaagatgaagaagaagggGAAGTTGGTGGAGTGAGATTAAAGAGAGTAGAAGAGGATAATGTTGAGATTATTGGTGTTTTTTCGAGATCGTGTTCGTTCACAACTTCACACGAAGATGACTCATCTAGTACTACAATGGATACTAGGTCCAATAGTATTTCTCCTAACGTGAGATTCAAGCCTGTTATTACTCCTGGTAGCTGGCAAAAGGTTGGGCTTTTGGGGCGTGGTTCATTTGGCTCTGTCTATGAAGGAATGTCTGAGTAAGTGCTGTTTTGCTTTCATCCTCTTGTGTCCTTTCTCATTTCTATTATTAGCATGTTAATTAAGTTGTCATTTCATGTATATGTAAGGTGCAGGGCTTTTTGGAggttgaaaatataaatttaacaatATTGCTAGCTATTTTAGGGTGTTAAAGTGTCTCATACGAGTTAAAGTTAGTCCATGCTTGAAAATAGCTTGAAATTCTAAGAGTAACTTTCCTTGTAAGAAGAAATTCATAGTATTACTCGTCCTAATGACTGAGATGGGGACTTAATCGGGTGtcagtttttcaaaaattaagaaaaacaaaCATTTGTGTCTCAACACTCAACTTATGTttgttttctcttattttagttgaatcaacACCTATCAGGTCACTCCCTCAGCCTTAAAAATGCAGAGGACCTTGAACTTTTACTTAAAGGTGGCGTTGTCAGTCATTgttaaacattaaattaaatgggTTTGCAATAGGTAGTGTTTGGTTAGGAGAAATTGAGTTAGAGATTATGTAAATTTTTACTGCTCTTTTATCTATTTGTCTCCACCATGCTTCCGCCATTTGCCGTTACGCCATCCACCATATGTTTATGGCGGATTTTCGGCTCGCTGCCATGAACTGCCATCGACAAGACTGGTAGTGTTTATAAAACTTAGGCAGTTCTCATCTTACAAGCCAGTTTTGAGGGGTTGATTGAGGCCCCACTCAAATTCTAAGATTGCTCAGCAGCAAAGCCCTAAATAAATTGgcatttataaaattgatgttAATAACGGTAATGTAAGTGCTAACTTTCTAGTTTAATTCCTTTTCTTACCACTGTAGTGATGGGTTCTTTTTTGCCGTAAAAGAAGTTTCACTGCTTGATCAAGGGAGTCAGGGAAAGCAAAGTGTCTTTCAACTGGAGCAGGTGAGACTGAAAGAGACAAGCTCACTCTTACTATTGCTTTATAATTTGTTATACTTCAATTTTCCATTAatgaaaatccttttatgaAGATAAAGATTTTCTTATAAATACTTTGCTGTCTTGTGCAATATCTTTTCAAAGTTGATAATCTAATTTCATCTATTTGCATTCTCCTTATTATTtgtctaattatattttttctttcgcTCTACTTCCTCACTCTCAGGAAATTGATCTTTTGAGCAAGTTTGAACATGAGAATATTGTTCGATACATTGGCACTGAAATGGTACTTTTCTTGTCATCTATTGTCTTCTCCTTTTCCTTTTATGTTCAATTCAATTTGAGTCGATGGTGAAAGAATCTGTTAGATATAGAGCTATTTATGTGCTTTCACTTGTAATGTCCCAAATTTTCAAGGCgttaattttatagattataagctgagtatatatattttttttatgataaagaaTTGTTGCTAACAACATtgtaaaaattcataataaatgCATACTGATTTCctctttaaattaattaaataaaaagtcctaattaaattctaatatatcttaGTTTAATCAATTTCAATCTTTAGGAACTTAATAAAAATTCcgaaataatttaataaaaataatcaaattatgtCGTCCAAATTATTTAACATTTGGACTCcatgttcaaaataaaaatttcgcGGTCGACAACGCACATCAAATATAACAATCAAACTCAAGACTGTTCAGAAACATTGGTCcctaaaaatgtttttaaagaTCAGTTTTGTGACATGTTGTAGTGAATTAAGAACATGGAAAAATTTCTTAAACACGATTTATAAATTTGtcacattaaaataaaactcacagataaaaataatcacttacaaaaatgaaaaatattacaaTCTTAAATTTGTCAcattataaatatgtaatttttttcttattattactattgtaattttttttccttatatAAACAGTTTAGAActatagtaataaaatatgaaagtctTTTGCGTTTTACTTTGTTCATGGTATCTAGAGTTTTTGGTTAGGGTTACATAGGGCTTTCCACAACCTAGTGGGGTTTAGGGCTCCAAACTTAAAAGGgcattaacattttgtttttaatttttgtatgacCCGTTTTGCGACCCGACCCATTTATGGTTGACAATGAATTTGAATTCAAAGACCAACCTCAAATAAGTACTTGctttgaatctatttttgtttatttaataattatgatacAATGTTATGACATTTACGGTTAGGACATCCTAGTTTTTCGTATTTCAAACATTtgttttctaaattattttctaaggaTCTGTCTTTATTCAcagtgatgtttggggtcctaaTTGAATAAACAC
It contains:
- the LOC101498916 gene encoding mitogen-activated protein kinase kinase kinase 1-like isoform X1, with the protein product MNHLPRIFNYRNQSRDMDSNKKKTRGKQPKLERRNAAKNFNYDAQPSSPESSTSATILYTRSLDFYDRTSFRVEGVEGELEIICRSLGLSGPDDFSIPAATWEAMKVRSSSDVLPRLNPSDFNEAKINNEVGAVASEDRVSIRDSPAETSGCCNAGNGSGEYKVFDEVSHCCTGDENRVPIRGLYETNDSYTTGGGGIKGFRPPMLKPPPGFRVSVVDNTCSTWDLLKDFAPVGEGRGKESYVELSVSNNDREEEEEAKDEEEGEVGGVRLKRVEEDNVEIIGVFSRSCSFTTSHEDDSSSTTMDTRSNSISPNVRFKPVITPGSWQKVGLLGRGSFGSVYEGMSDDGFFFAVKEVSLLDQGSQGKQSVFQLEQEIDLLSKFEHENIVRYIGTEMDDSNLYIFIEFVTKGSLLSLYRRYKLRDSQVSAYTRQILHGLKYLHDRNIVHRDIKCANILVDANGSVKVADFGLAKAIKLNDVKSCKGTAFWMAPEVVKGRVKGYGLPADIWSLGCTVLEMLTGEIPYSPMECISALFKIGKGEPPPVPDSLSRDARDFILQCLKVNPDDRPTAAQLLDHKFVRRSFSQSSGSASPHILTRG
- the LOC101498916 gene encoding mitogen-activated protein kinase kinase kinase 1-like isoform X2, yielding MNHLPRIFNYRNQSRDMDSNKKKTRGKQPKLERRNAAKNFNYDAQPSSPESSTSATILYTRSLDFYDRTSFRVEGVEGELEIICRSLGLSGPDDFSIPAATWEAMKVRSSSDVLPRLNPSDFNEAKINNEVGAVASEDRVSIRDSPAETSGCCNAGNGSGEYKVFDEVSHCCTGDENRVPIRGLYETNDSYTTGGGGIKGFRPPMLKPPPGFRVSVVDNTCSTWDLLKDFAPVGEGRGKESYVELSVSNNDREEEEEAKDEEEGEVGGVRLKRVEEDNVEIIGVFSRSCSFTTSHEDDSSSTTMDTRSNSISPNVRFKPVITPGSWQKVGLLGRGSFGSVYEGMSDDGFFFAVKEVSLLDQGSQGKQSVFQLEQEIDLLSKFEHENIVRYIGTEMDDSNLYIFIEFVTKGSLLSLYRRYKLRDSQVSAYTRQILHGLKYLHDRNIVHRDIKCANILVDANGSVKVADFGLAKAIKLNDVKSCKGTAFWMAPEISALFKIGKGEPPPVPDSLSRDARDFILQCLKVNPDDRPTAAQLLDHKFVRRSFSQSSGSASPHILTRG